The proteins below are encoded in one region of Chelmon rostratus isolate fCheRos1 chromosome 21, fCheRos1.pri, whole genome shotgun sequence:
- the LOC121624727 gene encoding breast cancer type 1 susceptibility protein homolog isoform X1 has translation MLITLNCSSESKLLKITMKTPKATDVKKGISVLWETLQCPICLDLMTTPVSTKCDHQFCKFCMLKLLDSTKQKGANCPVCKAKITKRSLQESPGFQRLVTGLQDMIRAYEHDTGTNYLTGISQKKGQSGVADVEAAKHRHDMSSGDTPDTDHDNVENVYSDDLPRSHSSTIAAQNGFARLMGLEDTSPVTAENEGLDSGLGEAPPTSDRKMHSPTNNLESMETESSEVAEMAAITHKTRGKVRVPKLKKASPCPSLSPDETEHQPLKKSSRKKQKKDSGPDKILNQKQKKSLEKVAEWLMKVPAEGSLELEKANEDSDDSDSCSSTSTIDVRQHSTDVNPRREDRAKALEDQVFGAVYKRERRGKRTVSPPLNVFVSPPTNKRKSDMEEEQQMIEEVKDTSSDIIKEAEQMEVVDENNDDKCGEELNNFAGDKNNEVPVSDIGQQQTERKSKRRTRNTPQQVDSDLLEQAKAKSESTEEKKTDKRKGKNTRSEKGKHARVTKPLVLVGVQNGESSPQTKPRSEEVQVQIENYPSSEDHEIPVTRSTRRSRRLQVFAEEVQDGHKKANLKANIPEKSSNVANQSEDAKGGTLDNTALPKNENMTKLPERNGCIYDQDLGGIEDMECGERTSYVSPTEGAEECIAEVPNPESLSEASAACCVPVVPSSTSPTEAAVVDPTLESDNPANRFPDGIQLETSARETRCAGTENEEKNDSELDTEQLLKTFKAAKRKSFHLGGPNAKRSRSSDREDVQRAEAEENRRVCSGVESADNPIHTKISEITSREALRDDENSSCSDLISPSNSPGLKRKTVEKPDQVVVVASISDSSCSSQVTAGGKCVSRNSVSSALTPNKVSKCEAESPHLPVVPQVVESGLCFMVVEHEELNEASQYSQVTKEQLDGTLREEVRDGISVGNSSRKRSVNAENESSLTPDGLEMPVVQIADEAKSCGRGSGELSALSSIESMPRKRTRAQRLASSSDSSDSSAEGFLTLAEVFKTSAPPLRREPGSSNEAGRCEGATAEGEEQLCRPPACPSPDCVSSSQASVDLFGTPDECDVPVNDPGVSVESSQFSSEVLVTQQKLEIQKELVRLEKLMALVSEVLQEKEESPAKEVPSKTNQSSKTAGPDTHRPLPCDQVTGSDRKCVPEAEQEPSTRPSDGKEVTQPGVSKHCIADMAAQRSAPTAPSVKGTGPSKTLSSSSAAKQSNGSPSDGQEDKENRDRSKAKMVLVSSGLGPNEQIMVKKFAKRVGARVVSQVTPEVTHVIMHTDERLVCERTLKYFLGIAGRKWVVSFHWISECFKQKKVLDESVFEVRGDVVNGANHQGPMRARSTEDNHLLMKGYRICFQGPFTDMTTDEMEWMVELCGAAVVKDPLLLDSKQKSHQLVIVQPGSGSSPSTYSSLSKQAAVVTRGWLLDTVATYTLQNYSKYAT, from the exons ATGTTGATAACTCTGAACTGTAGCTCAGAAAGCAAG cttttaaaaatcaCAATGAAAACCCCAAAGGCCACAGATGTCAAAAAGGGGATTTCAGTCCTTTGGGAGACCCTGCAGTGTCCAATATG CTTGGACTTAATGACCACACCTGTATCTACTAAGTGTGATCATCAGTTTTGCAA aTTTTGCATGCTAAAACTTTTAGACAGCACCAAACAAAAGGGGGCTAACTGTCCAGTGTGTAAGGCCAAGATAACCAAAAG GAGCTTACAGGAGAGTCCTGGATTTCAGAGGCTTGTCACTGGCTTGCAGGACATGATTCGGGCATATGAACATGACACCGGCACAAACT acTTAACTGGAATATCCCAGAAAAAAGGACAATCGGG AGTCGCAGATGTTGAAGCTGCTAAACATCGTCATGATATGTCATCTGGAGACACACCTGACACTGACCATGACAATGTGGAAAATGTTTACAGTGATGATCTTCCAAGGTCCCACTCCTCAACTATAGCAG CCCAGAATGGTTTTGCAAGGCTTATGGGACTTGAAGACACCAGTCCCGTAACGGCAGAAAACGAAGGCCTGGACAGTGGCCTTGGGGAGGCACCACCAACTTCTGACAGAAAAATGCACAGCCCTACAAATAATTTGGAATCAATGGAAACAGAATCGTCTGAAGTTGCTGAAATGGCAGCAATAACACACAAAACTAGAGGCAAAGTGAGAGTTCCCAAATTGAAGAAAGCCTCTCCTTGTCCATCATTAAGTCCAGACGAGACCGAACACCAGCCTTTAAAAAAGTCCTCcaggaagaagcagaaaaaggaTTCGGGGCCTGACAAGATTCttaatcagaaacagaaaaaaagtctaGAGAAAGTCGCTGAGTGGCTCATGAAAGTTCCAGCTGAAGGAAGTCTCGAGTTGGAGAAAGCGAACGAAGACAGCGAtgactctgacagctgttcTTCCACTTCAACAATAGATGTCAGGCAACATAGCACTGATGTGAATCCTAGGAGGGAGGATCGAGCTAAAGCCCTTGAGGACCAGGTGTTCGGGGCCGTCTACAAGCGAGAGCGGAGAGGGAAGAGGACCGTCTCTCCTCCGctaaatgtttttgtcagcccaccaacaaataaaaggaaaagcGATATGGAGGAGGAGCAACAAATGATAGAAGAAGTAAAGGACACCAGCAGTGACATCATTAAAGAAGCAGAACAGATGGAAGTCGtggatgaaaataatgatgacaAATGTGGGGAAGAGTTGAACAACTTTGCAGGTGACAAAAATAATGAGGTTCCTGTGTCTGATATtggacagcagcaaacagaaagaaagtcaAAGAGGAGGACGCGTAACACTCCGCAACAGGTTGACAGTGATTTGCTAGAGCAAGCTAAGGCAAAGTCAGAGAGcactgaggaaaagaaaactgatAAGAGGAAAGGTAAAAACACAAGGTCGGAAAAAGGCAAGCATGCTAGAGTGACAAAACCTCTTGTTCTGGTTGGAGTACAAAATGGAGAAAGCAGTCCTCAGACCAAACCAAGGTCAGAAGAAGTTCAAGTTCAAATTGAGAATTACCCTAGTAGCGAGGACCACGAAATCCCCGTCACAAGGAGCACCAGGAGAAGTAGGAGACTTCAAGTCTTTGCTGAGGAAGTCCAGGATGGTCACAAGAAAGCAAACTTGAAAGCAAATATAcctgaaaaaagcagcaatgtTGCAAATCAATCTGAGGACGCTAAAGGTGGAACATTGGATAATACAGCATTGCCgaagaatgaaaacatgacaaagctgCCCGAAAGAAACGGATGTATTTATGATCAAGATTTAGGGGGAATAGAAGACATGGAGTGTGGTGAGAGGACATCTTATGTGAGCCCAACAGAAGGTGCTGAAGAATGCATTGCTGAAGTGCCAAATCCTGAAAGTTTGTCTGAAGCTAGTGCTGCTTGTTGTGTCCCTGTGGTCCCAAGCTCTACAAGTCCAACTGAAGCAGCTGTGGTAGATCCAACACTTGAAAGTGACAATCCGGCCAATCGCTTCCCAGATGGTATTCAGTTGGAGACTTCAGCCCGTGAGACCAGATGTGCTGGAACAGAAAACGAGGAGAAGAACGACAGCGAGCTGGACACAGAGCAACTGCTCAAGACCTTTAAAGCTGCCAAGAGGAAATCTTTCCATCTCGGTGGTCCAAATGCGAAAAGGAGCCGTAGTTCAGACCGAGAAGATGTTCAGCGtgctgaggcagaggagaacCGGCGTGTTTGTTCTGGTGTTGAATCTGCAGACAATCCCATACACACAAAGATATCTGAGATCACCAGCCGAGAGGCATTAAGAGACGATGAGAACTCGTCATGTAGTGACTTGATCTCTCCTTCTAACTCGCCAGGCCTGAAAAGAAAAACGGTCGAGAAACCAGATCAAGTGGTGGTCGTAGCCTCAATCTCTGATAGCAGTTGCTCTAGTCAAGTCACAGCGGGTGGCAAATGTGTCTCCAGGAATAGTGTTAGCAGTGCCCTCACACCTAATAAAGTGTCAAAATGTGAGGCAGAAAGTCCTCACCTGCCTGTTGTGCCTCAAGTGGTAGAATCTGGGCTCTGCTTCATGGTCGTTGAACACGAGGAGCTAAACGAGGCCTCCCAGTATTCTCAAGTCACAAAGGAACAGCTTGATGGTACCTTGAGGGAGGAGGTAAGAGACGGCATTTCTGTGGGCAATTCCAGCCGAAAACGTTCGGTCAATGCAGAAAACGAGTCCTCTTTAACTCCCGATGGCCTCGAAATGCCAGTCGTGCAAATTGCAGACGAAGCAAAGTCGTGCGGCCGTGGCAGCGGAGAGCTCAGCGCCCTGTCCTCCATTGAGAGCATGCCGAGGAAGAGGACGAGGGCCCAGAGGCTCGCGTCTTCCTCTGACTCATCAGATAGCAGCGCAGAGGGATTTCTAACTTTGGCGGAAGTTTTCAAGACATCGGCTCCTCCCCTGCGCCGTGAGCCGGGAAGCTCAAATGAAGCTGGGAGATGTGAGGGAGCTACGGCTGAGGGAGAGGAACAGTTGTGCCGTCCACCTGCATGCCCAAGCCCCGACTGCGTTAGTTCCAGCCAAGCATCTGTGGACTTGTTCGGCACGCCAGATGAAT gtgaTGTCCCAGTAAATGACCCCGGTGTTTCTGTGGAATCATCACAATTTTCAAGCGAGGTCCTTGTTACCCAG CAAAAGCTGGAGATACAGAAGGAGCTGGTGAGATTGGAGAAGTTGATGGCTCTTGTGTCAGAGGTGCttcaggagaaagaagaaagtcCTGCAAAAGAAGTCCCCTCGAAAACCAACCAAAGCAGCAAAACCGCAG GCCCAGACACTCACAGACCCCTCCCGTGTGACCAGGTCACAGGTTCTGACAG GAAATGTGTTCCAGAAGCAGAACAGGAGCCCAGCACAAGACCATCTGATGGCAAAGAGGTCACACAGCCCGGTGTGTCAAAGCACTGCATTGCAGATATGG cAGCACAACGTTCCGCACCCACAGCGCCGAGTGTAAAAGGCACCGGACCCTCCAAGACACTTAGTTCAAGTTCAGCAGCCAAACAGAGCAATGGTTCACCATCAGACGggcaggaagacaaagaaaacagagataGAAGCAAAGCAAAGATGGTGCTTGTGTCATCTGGATTAGGGCCCAATGAACAG ATAATGGTGAAAAAGTTTGCCAAGCGAGTTGGTGCCCGTGTGGTCTCCCAGGTGACGCCAGAGGTGACCCATGTCATAATGCACACGG ATGAACGACTGGTGTGTGAGCGCACGCTGAAGTACTTCCTTGGCATTGCAGGCAGGAAGTGGGTGGTGAGCTTCCACT GGATTTCAGAGTGCTTCAAACAGAAGAAAGTCTTAGATGAG AGTGTCTTTGAAGTGAGAGGTGACGTGGTGAATGGAGCCAACCACCAGGGCCCGATGAGAGCTCGCAGCACTGAAGACAACCAC ttgCTTATGAAGGGCTACAGGATCTGCTTCCAGGGGCCGTTTACAGACATGACTACAG